The sequence TGTAGTAGAAAGCGAAAGCGGCTATCAACCTGCTATTGAATTCTATAAAACACAGGCTATTCTTTGTCGTACCTTTGCTTTAGAAAATATCGGTAAACATTACACAGAAGGATTTCATCTCTGCGATGGTGTTCATTGCCAGGCATATAAAGGCAAAAATTATAGCCTATCGTATCATAGTATTATTGCTCAAGCCGTTAACGACACCAAAGATCTAATTATTGTCGATTCGGAAAATAACGTGATAACAGCTACTTACCATGCCAACTGTGGCGGGCAAACTATGAATTCTGAAGATGTTTGGGGAAGAGCCAAATATTACTTACGTTCTGTAAATGATTCATTTTGTCAATATCAACGCAATACTACATGGGAAAAGAAAATTCCAATCACCGATTTCAAAACATTCCTCCGAACAAATAAGTTTTCGGAACTTAGTATTCAAAGCGATTTGTCGTTTAACCAAGCTTTTCGAAAAGCTTATTATAAAATCAATAACGATAGTGTTTCACTTCGTAAAATTCGTGAGTCGTTTAATCTTAAATCTAGCTTCTTTTCTATTAAACCCGATGGTGATTCGTTGATTTTTAAAGGCAAAGGTTATGGACATGGCGTTGGCTTATGCCAAGATGGAGCTATACAAATGGCAAAAAAAGGCTATTCGTATGCCGATATTATCACTTTTTACTTCAAAGGTGTGCGTGTTGTAAGTTACAAATCGTTGCCTTTTTATCAATCCATTCTAGGCGAATAAATCTTATTTCGTTTCTTTTTAATGATTCGCAATGGGTAAAGAAAGTAAATTTTCGTGCTTAAGCATGTATTGAAAAACCTGTAAATTACACTTTGCATAAAATTCCATTTCTTTTAGTTTATCCATTTTTTCATTAGAGTAATCGTGTAAATCGTTATTTCTATAATTATATAATTTTGAGTTTCCATTAGGATAAGAAATTAAAAGATATTCATTGTCAAAAACCCCTATTTTATCATCATTGTTAACAAAAATGTAGGGTCGTTTTTCTTTTAATAAATCTATGCCTAAAGTATTATTGATGTATGGAAGTTTTAATACCCCCATAATTGTTGGGAATACATCTATCTGCCCGCCCACATTATCAAATTTTCTTGGCTTATCAATTATTTTAGGAGCATACATAATAAATGGTATATGATGATAATCGATAGATATTTCGTAATTTGTATGAATAGGTGCACCATGATCGGCTATAAAAACAAAGATAGTATTATCGAACCATTTTTTCTTCGATGCTGCATCTAAAAACAATTTGAGCGACCAATCGGCATATTCTACTATTTGCTTTTTAATATCTGTATTATGAGGATGATAATAGTCAGGAATTACATAAGGACCATGATCGCTAGCTGTTAAAAATGCTACAAAAAAAGGCCTTCCCCTTGAATAAAGTTTATCAATAATCGGTAACGAGTATCGAAACATATAATCATCGGGAACACCCAATGTCGATTTTACTTCGTTAGTAGGGTAATCGGTTTGGCTTATTACCTGCTCAAAATCATTCGCCCTTAAAAAACCTTCAACATTATCAAACTGCCCATCGTGTGTAGTAAAGTAGGTTGTGCTGTAACCTTTAGATTTTAAAACACTTGCCATTCCGTAATAACGTACAATTGTTTTTAAATTATGACGATTAAAAATAGATGGAAACGAAAAAAGTGTTCCAAATATCCCATTATGTGTATGAATTCCAGCCGAATAAATATTCTCAAAAAAATAAGATTGTTGCGAAATGCTGTCAAGAAAAGGAGTCAAACCATCCTTATTTCCAAAACACCCCATTTTTGCAGCACTCATGCTTTCCATTATAATAACAACAACGTTTGGTTTCGGTATTAGTAATGTATCGGGACAAATATTACGTGCAATAGGAGAAGAATAAGAGGTATTTTCAATATTCAGCCATTTTTGAACATTTTCAATAGCAATTTTATCGTCAATAAATTGATAAGTTCTATTTTTATTCTCTTCAATATAACTATGAACCAAGGTAAATGTAGGATTTAAGCCAAGTTGATTCAGAAATGCATTATTGCAAAAATAAGCAGTTCCAACCCTAATGGGTGATTTTAGTTGAATACGTCCACGAATACCAAGAATAATAAGACTAATTGAAATTATCGCAATACTTAAATTCAAACCAAATTTTGCATAATAAATAGTTTTTTCTTGCTTAAAAATACGCTTCAATATTTTATAAAAAGCTACTAATAAAACAATAAGCGGAATAGCAATTACAAAATAGCGGGGCTCTTGTATAATCATAGAAAACACAAATCGAGGATTATCCATCCAATCGAAAGCTCGCATCGAAAACCTTGCAAAAAACTGGTTGAAATAAGGTATATCAGCCGCACAAATAATAAATGCAAGACTGAAAAGTATAAATATCCAATAAAATAAAAACTTTTCTATCCAAATTAGCGATTTGCGAAACAATTCCATTGTAAAGAGTAGAACCGCAGGCAATATTATAATATATCCCGAAACAACTAAATCAAAACGTACCCCCATAATAAATGCTTGAAAAATAGTCCATAAACTGTCATATTGTATATCAATACGTTTGATTTCAGATAAAAACAATATCATTCTGAAAATCAAAAATATGATTAGTACGGTTATATAAATTAAAACTATTCTCCGAAGTGTTTGCGAATGCTTAAACATTATATCTTTTCTAATCAAATTAAAAAATAATACTATTTTTAATAATTAAAATGCAAAAGTATAAAAATAATTCAAGCTGTAAATAATATAAAAGTTTAGTAAGATGATTTTTCAACACAAATAAATAATACTTTGCTATTATTAATAATCAAGAATTTACCCTAAACTTTCGGGTAAGGTTAAAATGTGGATTACGAATAATTAAAATATAAACACCTGATTTTAGCCAAGTATTAAATTCAATCATTCTTCCATTGGGCTGAACAACTACAGATTGAATGGAAGTGCCCGTAATATCGTATAATTCTAAGCGATAATTTTCGTTTTCAAAAACAGGTCCTAC is a genomic window of Bacteroidales bacterium containing:
- a CDS encoding SpoIID/LytB domain-containing protein produces the protein MKFRFIILFVLIISNSFAQRLKIAVFYNQHISSCILSVYIGSYKIFSDTNYITTIHQNETFFITAMGDSVELKNVAGRIGYYKKLQFVGNEINNILKYKPTRPSLGQRFYDDDMLVSASKGLLFFINQVDIEDYICGVVESESGYQPAIEFYKTQAILCRTFALENIGKHYTEGFHLCDGVHCQAYKGKNYSLSYHSIIAQAVNDTKDLIIVDSENNVITATYHANCGGQTMNSEDVWGRAKYYLRSVNDSFCQYQRNTTWEKKIPITDFKTFLRTNKFSELSIQSDLSFNQAFRKAYYKINNDSVSLRKIRESFNLKSSFFSIKPDGDSLIFKGKGYGHGVGLCQDGAIQMAKKGYSYADIITFYFKGVRVVSYKSLPFYQSILGE
- a CDS encoding sulfatase-like hydrolase/transferase; the protein is MILFLSEIKRIDIQYDSLWTIFQAFIMGVRFDLVVSGYIIILPAVLLFTMELFRKSLIWIEKFLFYWIFILFSLAFIICAADIPYFNQFFARFSMRAFDWMDNPRFVFSMIIQEPRYFVIAIPLIVLLVAFYKILKRIFKQEKTIYYAKFGLNLSIAIISISLIILGIRGRIQLKSPIRVGTAYFCNNAFLNQLGLNPTFTLVHSYIEENKNRTYQFIDDKIAIENVQKWLNIENTSYSSPIARNICPDTLLIPKPNVVVIIMESMSAAKMGCFGNKDGLTPFLDSISQQSYFFENIYSAGIHTHNGIFGTLFSFPSIFNRHNLKTIVRYYGMASVLKSKGYSTTYFTTHDGQFDNVEGFLRANDFEQVISQTDYPTNEVKSTLGVPDDYMFRYSLPIIDKLYSRGRPFFVAFLTASDHGPYVIPDYYHPHNTDIKKQIVEYADWSLKLFLDAASKKKWFDNTIFVFIADHGAPIHTNYEISIDYHHIPFIMYAPKIIDKPRKFDNVGGQIDVFPTIMGVLKLPYINNTLGIDLLKEKRPYIFVNNDDKIGVFDNEYLLISYPNGNSKLYNYRNNDLHDYSNEKMDKLKEMEFYAKCNLQVFQYMLKHENLLSLPIANH
- a CDS encoding T9SS type A sorting domain-containing protein, which gives rise to MKTCFIISFVFFTSTIWAQQPVDSLKNNISSEAANAYYDKISSRLVVGPVFENENYRLELYDITGTSIQSVVVQPNGRMIEFNTWLKSGVYILIIRNPHFNLTRKFRVNS